Genomic segment of Melanotaenia boesemani isolate fMelBoe1 chromosome 10, fMelBoe1.pri, whole genome shotgun sequence:
cttttagtgGAGTTTCTCCCAGACATTTTATTACGATACATGTTAGGATTGCTGCTTCTTAATGTGTGCATTAACTGAACAGGGGTGTGGTCTTGAAGAGTCTCCCAGCATTTTTTTTGCcctttcctgaaaattttagcCTCATAAGATCCGAACTGGACTGAGATGTGGTGGAAATCTCCACTGAAAAAAGTTTTAACCAATAGAAAAAAtgacagttatttttttctactatagtttgtttcctgcttcttttctttcagtgaaCGAGATCATCGACAGAGACATCGTCAGTTTGAGCACCAGCATGCAGCCTGACCAGCGTGACCAGTTCCACCAGTACAGCTGGGAGCTCAAATCCAGCGACACCACCCTGCCTTTCGGTGGAGACCCTGACGATGGTCTGGATGTTGTACAAAGTGCCCCAAAGTGATCTTCTAGTGCCTGGAAACCAAACAGCAGCTTCACTGAGGAGTGTGTGGGCTCCATTCAGCTGACCACCACATTAAAGTTTCATTCTTTCTCAGGAATTTACTGAAACCAACTCGTACCTCACAGACGTACCAAAGATTCTGACTTTTCCAAACCAAATTGGaggaaatgtaaaacatgacagaagGGCTGTAATCTGACTTAAAAACAATCAGTTTGTCTTCACAGATGCTAAAGTTGCACAGAAATGCACCCTGTCTTTTATTGGCCAGTAATTGATCTATTTTTGATATTCTGGATGGGGTCCAGTAAAAACTAGTCCGTCAGCTAATTACTTTTCTTCTGTTGCCTTTGAGCTACATTACTGCTGTCCAAACCGAGCTGATGTGGTGTGACCTGTCAGACACTGAAATGTAACGTTAAGCTAAAGTAAAAATGACATGTGATGCTCAGAGTCTGGAGTCATTTGATGAGGGATGGATGAGGGTCTAGAACAACCATGATCTCTGACATGTTCAGACTTGGTTTTATGGGAAAAAAACAGGGTGAAATCCTTAATGTCACTCcaagttttttttcacatttttctgttaaccTATTTGAAATATTGAAAGTTGAATTCCAAAGTGCGTCAGGAGGAAACATGGTCCAAACAGACCAAAATGTGCATAGTTAAGCATGAGAGATTAACAGAGAAGcagatttttcttattttgactgaCGACAGACTGTTTATTATCGGTCTAGTCATTTAAAGAGCTGCTGGTCCGGGTCTGTCTGAACGTAGCAAAACTCCTCCAGAGCCAAGCTGGATCCGGATGTCCAGCAGCTATTTGTGCAGGTATAAACCAACACTGTCCCAAACTCGAGCTCTGTCTCCGAGCCGCCATCCTTCCCCTGCAGCAAGCTGACCAGGGCAGGCATCAGCTGCAGCTCAAACGTCCTCGGCCCTCCACAGGAGCTGCACGCCGAAACCAGCTCTGCCATGTTGGATGGCGGCTTGGAGATAAAGAGAGGTTTCCCACCACGGCAGTAGCGCAGGATCTGCTCTGGACACAACGAGATGGTCTTCATGAACCTGCAGAAGGCAGCATCTCCATGTTTGGGTCTGGTCTTCTCGTACTTCTCCTCCCCACCACCAGCTCTGCTCTCTTCCAGCTGACCCACTGCTACGCCCTCTCTTTTCTCGTAGTCTCTCAGCAGCTCCTGAGCATGCTCCAAATAACCGTCTTCTCCACGCAGATCAGACTCTTCCACTACACTGATGAAGAATGGACGGAAGACAGGGATGTCCTTCAGCTGGGCCAGACTGAGGACCTGAAATTGACTGCTGATGTCCGTCACACTCATCTGAGGATTCTCTAAGGAGACAAGCAGACATGTCAGTTTAGACAGAGAAACTTGCTTAATCACAGTCAGGCTGGTAGGTTTGTACACGTTCCATTTAACAGGTTCAGGTGGAAACTAAAGACAGATAAACTATAAATCAGACTTGATCCACACTAGGAATTttgataaaataacagaaaaatgtggtGTGTGAATAAAACCCGAGCGATCTGGAGACACTACTTCCATAACgcagtgttcagtcagaggctgtGTATTCCTGGTTGACAGCAGAGTGGcctgatttatttatattttacattagatTTGAAATTCTTTTCATATGTATAGTTTatcatttccttgttttttatttttaagtattcTAGTTCTTTATGCTGCCAGAAAACCTTTAAGATAAATACTTACAAAATTTAATATCAATGTTACATTTGTGTTTGAACAAAACCCGGGATAACTGCAGACTGTCTTAAGAGCAGCAAACATCTAAAGACAACCTTTAACATCTGAACACATTCTTCATGTACTATAGATGTTAGTAATAcatgtaaatacataaatacttTAATAAGTTGATAAATTACTCTGTTTTTTCACACAAAATAGTCTTTAATCCGTTTTCAGCCATACTTTCTGCGTGAAGAACTTTAGATGTTTGCTCAAGGCCTCCCCGTGCATCTCcactctcctccccctccatgCCCCAGTCATCCGCGCCGTCACACCAGTCGGTGGTGGACGGAGCTGCTTCCTGAGGCGGTGTACGCCGCGTGCGTGTCTGCGCTGCAGCCACCTCCACGTCCGCACTCTGGGAGCGTAGAATCGTCCAACACTCTGACTGTCCGCTGCACTCAGCGCGCAAGCACGCGAACAGGTGGAGGTTTCTGTGGAAAGGAGACCCTTCCAGGGGGCAATACACCTGCACCACGTGAGCTAACGTGGCGCCGCAGCGTCTGCAGCGGGGAAAGTGGCGGGAGATGACTGGAAGCCAGTCCGGTTGACCCCCGACTTTGTTTGTAAGAAATGAGGACTGGTGTCTTTTAAAGTCCAGCTCTCCATCACACAGACCGATCAGTGTTAACTCATGAGCTGTAGACGCCATCTCTGATACAAACAACGACCGGAAGTGGAACCCGGCGTCTCAGGTCCCTCACAGAAACATTTCCCGCAGATTAATTTAGCTCCACAAGAAAGTTCCACACATCCAGATGTGTGAAGCAAAAACACGGTGAAGAACAAAATCTCCTCCTAAACCCAGGTCATTGTAAACTTAAGATGTCTGGTCTTTGTATGTCTGAAACGTCCATTTACCGTAAAGTTTTGTGGGGAAAACACATTTACGTTTAAAATTATagcagaaaaaatgaaaataccatttaatttaaattggaaatcttaatattcatttattcttccgtttggaaatcttttttttttatttatttttttttttttttaacttgtcacttTATGGCATGAAACCAgcaaaagaaagtagagagtgaacagaagaaaacagaatgaaggaaagaaaaaggagacaaggaTACACCGACAGAAAGCAACAGCatcagctgctacacctgtaagggAACAGAAAACCGTCGGCAatttctgtaataaaaacaaatttaacaatcatcaggagcacctacaaAGTGACAGATAAGCTGAAAAAAAGTCATACGtcgcaacaacaaaaacacattaagcaCAAATGTATAGAATGCCATTAAAGTATTTCCTCTACTATTacaaaaagggggaaaaattgCACATAGTCTAAAGTGCAGGTTATCTAATATCAGCTGTGACCGACATTTGTAGCCTAAcagaaaatataacatttcATTCATAAAAGTAATCTTAGTCAATAATCATACTATAATCAAATGACAAACTGAGGCAGAGATCAGGTAATCAAAGAACCTAAACTGCTATTATGAAAGACACATTCAGTACCATGGATCACATTTCGCACAAAACATAGATGCTCAGggcagatgttttcatcatgcTCTTACCACCCAACAAACCTCTATTAACTCATTTTAGAGAAAGGCTTCTAGAGCTCAACCAAACCgattctgtttaattttgtgcAACATACTTCAACTCTGCAAAACATTAAGGAAAAATCTGCAGTAGACAAAAACGTAATGTACTAAAATACTGtcagtaaaaatgtaattgCGACTTAGTACATGATTACGTCggactgagtttaatccagctgcagacgatgcAGAGGTAAAGGACACACCTGTGGCCGCTATCTTCCTCGGTCTCTGACATTTATGGAGTCATCCAGGCTGCTGAACACGGTTGCTTTTTGCCACGTGACACATGtcctttttttatgttgtcGTTGAACCAGTTTcttacagggctgccaactctcacgcgTTGGCTGTGAGACTCTCACACTAATCctctgat
This window contains:
- the pdcd2l gene encoding programmed cell death protein 2-like — translated: MASTAHELTLIGLCDGELDFKRHQSSFLTNKVGGQPDWLPVISRHFPRCRRCGATLAHVVQVYCPLEGSPFHRNLHLFACLRAECSGQSECWTILRSQSADVEVAAAQTRTRRTPPQEAAPSTTDWCDGADDWGMEGEESGDARGGLEQTSKVLHAEKNPQMSVTDISSQFQVLSLAQLKDIPVFRPFFISVVEESDLRGEDGYLEHAQELLRDYEKREGVAVGQLEESRAGGGEEKYEKTRPKHGDAAFCRFMKTISLCPEQILRYCRGGKPLFISKPPSNMAELVSACSSCGGPRTFELQLMPALVSLLQGKDGGSETELEFGTVLVYTCTNSCWTSGSSLALEEFCYVQTDPDQQLFK